The genomic region attatcagcaccctagtacaattataaagtgatgtattaatacctttcaacactcgcaccaaaaacttaacgcacaaatattctaagtccaaaaatttgaaaattctggttctTTCCCTAAAAAATCTtctagtttaactctggcaggggatagtctaaccccagagggactctattgccaattatcagcaccctagtacaattataaagtgatgtattaatactttTCAACACTcacaccaaaaacttaacgcaaaaatgttcaaaaatttgttttttttccaaaaaatcttttagtttaactccggcaggggatagtttgacccccacagggaccatattaccataaattactatgccttttaacacttgcaccaaaaatttaacatttggaaaaccaacgccgacgccggagtgacaacataagctctcactcttcttcgaagagacgagctaaaaatgatgaaattattTGAGAGAAGTAGTTTGCTCCAATAGACAAAATCCACTGGCTAGGGTTAGTCAGCCAGTACTGTAACACCTATATGTGTAACTCCTGGAGAGGTTGAGAAGTTAACATCATATTATACACTTATTGAAACTTACTATAGCTTTTTGAGAAAAGACTTCATTCTCCAATAACTTGTCCTTGAGTTTTAATGCAGACTTGTGAGCAGCCTCCAGATAGCGCAGGGCTTGGCTCAGGTTATCCCCCCTTTGGTACATGCTGGCTAGGGAGACCTGACATCGGTACAAATCACTATGTAGACTGTGCTTTCTGTAAAATAGGTCACATGAATGTCAATTAATATGATACAAGTGTGcatgtacatattacaatataaagAGTAACATCCTTGGTAAAATCCAagaaaattgtatattttttcaGATATCAACAGGGAGAAGAATATCACAGACtttaaacaaaacttgaaaGACTACTTTTAAGTATTTTGACTTGTATACTTTTTTCTCATTTACATCTcaaatgtaacagagcgcatgattaattaaattcaaatcactgcctctgctagggatcgaacctgggacctctggaTTACTAGTCTTTTTCCTCTAGCTAAGCATTGATCATGAGGCTAgaatttaccagggttacatagtATATAAATCTAAATGTAGGTCAGGTCAAAGTTTAGACTGACAAAATCATGATGGTCCTTTAAAGTCCTGCACTTGATTCAATAAGGAAACAGGAAAGTAGGGTTTGAAAGCTAACTCTGCCAGTATTCAGCTGGATGTAAATCTGGGTATGAACTAGAATAAAGATATTAAAGATGCATCATTTATCATATTCAGCCTCTTTTGTACATTATTAactttacattttaaaaaatatatgattcAATATATTTTGAGAATTAATGGCATACATACTGTGCAATACTGATGGCTTTTTTCATGAACTCTGCACATTGCTGTAGGTCTCTGCTGCTATCAAACACAAGGCCTGaacaaaataacataatattgTACATTCTGGGTAGTATCAAGCCAGTTTTGAGGACAAAAAATCATTAGAAAAGTAAACTTGTACTCCTGATAAGGACACATTCCTTATTTACCGAATCATAGAATAAAATCTACTGGTCTAAGGATGCTTTATTCAACAATAACTGAGCTATGTTTTCCCTTCCTGCCCACATTTTGTGGGCTTACTGGGCCCCAACTACTTCAGCCATGTAGCATTGTGTCTCTTAACATGCACCATATGAAACTTAgatttaaaatatctgttttgatCCAGAAAGAACGTCACTACTactgatattatacatgtaaatgtaatatataatgggTTTCCCCTCGACACTTTGTATTGCATGTTTGTCTGGAGTGCCAATCAAAAAATTGTTGGCTTATTTTGTGATAATAGTAATTTCCCATACAAATATTCAAAGAGAATTTTTTCAACTATTAAAAAAGTTTTAATGGTGTATTGGTACAACTTTACTTGGACCACAGGTgtctgcatctggttagtaATTATAGACAAAATGTTAGCCTCTACTCCTATTATGTCAtcaaggtgtaacacttgaaaagTCGGACGAGGGGGGTGAGCCtcgattcactttgaatttaagttaaatctgactaaaatatcaaattcacacaatccttaaatatcaacaCATGGTTTCCTTTTGTCATGTGACAATGATTTAATTTGGAGACAAGCATTCCATGTTTGGTGAGTACAAAGAAAGTGATACAATCtaaacaaaaaggaaagtttttttttgtgtttgaaGCTCATTAAACATTCTAAATTCCAGACAGATAATGCACATATATGGGAGTGACCATCTGTATATACAAAATgggttataatatacatatgtaggtaaaCAGTGTATTTAAGGGACAACTGACTAGTTGACTgtgtaaatgaaaaaatataatatttcttataatgaaatgatttcatggtGCATCCTTCTGCAGAGATTAAGGAACATGTGGGGCTTTTCACTTAGTAGTAGTTTGGTTTTCTTCAATGGTCTTTTCCTGTTAAGGCCTTTTGGAGAGCTCATCATCTGATATAAAACTAAGCTCTCCTAAAGCTTCATTACCAGCATTTAAGTCAATATGAAGCTTAACATTTTCTGTTCAAACTTGAGTTATAGCACAGaaactaattttctatttttgataacagtgaccttgacctttgggtCTGAAAAGCAATCACatgcaagcacttttggtaagaaAGGTCTGTATGAAGTTTGGGTTTTATCAGCTCAAGGAAAGTTGAGTTATCAGATGGTAACCACGGGCTCTTGTGCAGATGCCGTCGCCGATATTGTGATTCCTATGTCTTCTACTTTCGATGGCGACACAAAAATGGACCAAAAGCAGCTGTGATAGCCGatgatgcatcgactgtggaacggaagtagggTCATATATTTTATAGCGGTTTCGCAACGGGCAActctgtaaacaatactaactataactgtcgaccaatcagaatgtCTGTTTAAAACAGCTCTAAGATAGACAGCCAAGCTACTTCTGTTCCATAGTCAATGAATTGTCCAacttcaagtgttacaccttgttgacaTAGTAGAAGTAAGGgctaatatttattttctatagaTACTAATcagatgcagacgcctgtgctTAGGACCGACCcctatttcttttctttttttttgcaaaattttgtATACATAGAATTTTGTGATAACTGATTTAATATCACCTATGTAGTTGTATGGCATTCCTAAATTCTGGAGCAAGTTTGGCCTCTAGCATACCCTTGAGAGTACGATTTTGATTCCTCAAAATGAGATTTGACACTTGGGATTAGGGATATATCCATgtaatattatatgttttgacccttcataTTTCTTAGAAATGGTGGTTTGACTTCTAAAGTTGCTTAAAGTCAAGGGCTCATCCGGATGTCCTTGATGTattaaacatgatatattatatctGAGTGATCTAGATCAGTAGCGACTCAATTGAAAAGACTAGTAAACTTCTCAAAATTACAGACctttttttctatatatcaCAACAGGAAGTTTAAGGAAGGGTATAAAACCTAAATATGGTCGGAAAACCCTAAACAGATATTTTTTACAGCCTACCTAGATTTAGGTACAGTCGGGCTTTCATCTCCATGTATTCTGTGTTTGTAACAGAGTACTGGAGTTTTTCCAACACCTGGAGACTCTTAAAAAATGCTTCCTTGCCACGCTTGATCGAAGCTTCCACCACATCTTTCCCTTTGGATGTTTCAATCTGAAACAAGTATGTCCTGCCTATGGTAGCCCATGCCCTCTGCTCCTCCAGTTGATTCTGACAAGCCACGGCCAGATCAAGATGACGCTGCTGTAGCTTCAAGGCCTTGTCATATCTCTCCTGCAAACAGTAGCATTCTCCAATTTTCCTGCAGGCAACTGCACATCCTATCTGGTCTTCCAGTGATTCATGGATAGCCAACTCAGTCTCATGCTCTGAAATTGCAGCCTCATACTTTCCTGAATTGATAAAATAAAGCAAATTTCTTCATAAAGCTAAAATTTCTAACTAATATTTCGACAACAATATCTTAATAtctggccattttgttttccttgttATTCTTTAAATTTATCATGACCAGATCTACatacaaaaacaagaaatatacTTCCAGTGCCTCTCAAGATCTAGCGACAGCAAAATTGCTTAAGGATAGATGAAGGAATGAACCACAGACCATGAATCAAAACCGATTTGAAATGCTCATCTGTTGCTGGTGGGCAACAGATGAAAAACTAAAAATGTAGATTAGTTGTGATCATCTAAACTTAAATAAATGCCATAGCAACTAAACAATTTAAATACCTTTGAATTCATTAGAAATGGGCCTACACCTTGAGCCTGTAAATTTTGGcacaaaaatatatctaaatatactaaaatcttaTATCATGGCTtaatctgaagaaaaaaaaacgaaaaaaaaaaatacgaaatCCATCATTCTAAAACCAAGCTTACCTGTAAATAGGAAACAGGCCTAgatctagatatatataatcaacCCTCCAAGCCAAACTAGAACATACAAATTGTAATTATGGATACACTTTGATTTaaagaaaagatatatatatacgtatacctTTTCATGAAAATCAATAGTCAATGCATACATACCATTTCTTGCCAAGATTTCTCCAATACAATGAGAAATTGATGCTACTTCTTTTAAATTATGCTTTTGTGCTGCCTTTTCTTTGTCTCTCCTCAATTCTGAAACAATAGAAATCATGCAAATCTCAGAACCTCTTGCAAAAGAACAAAGCAACTTGTAAAACATgatgaattatataatttaagagccaggaatataatttcattacatgCATACATCATCATAAAAGGAAGTTCAAATTATCTTCCCAGCAATGCAATGGCAACATGAGTATAAATGATCACGAGAACATTATTTGTCACTGTCAGAATAAGTTAACTTTTGGCAACAAATTTTGACATATGCACTCAGTGACTTAAAAAAAGGGTGGTGATAATTATGACGTTTTGGTTGTATATTTGCTTCTCCAATATAGAATGACACTATATACACAAGCAACAATAAATTATTGGGTAAGTGTGAAAAATTATGTCTACATCATATGTAGACAGTCTTTTAAATAAATCCCTTTACCCAGGTTACCATCCATTTGGCCAATGGTAGATTTGTTCACTTTAATTCAAGAAATGTACAGCAGTACTGAAGAGATTCTGTACAAATAATCAATGGAGGTGATATGACattcacaaaacaaaaacaagagcCCAAATTTGTGTAAACATGTATCATGTTGCTTAAGTTTGTTTATAAGGTCATGTTAAAAATATTACGCCTTTGTTGTTACAAATCCATAGAAGAATTTcatgttattttatttgaaatatatctgCATTTGAGTAactaatttattataaattactcgaatccctgtgggggttaacgTTGTGCCCTCATAAGGAAGGAATCTCATTGGTTTGAAGGTGACGTGTATGTTTCCGCAAATCTCTATTATTAGcacaaaaatgatatttcatattcaaTAAAGGGGTTTACTTTCTACTTCTCTGTCGTCAGTGATATTCATTCCGTCAGGACACGTCAATTTCACCATCAGTTCACTTTCTCCATCAATTGTTTTTCCCGGGATAGTAAATCACGCATGCGTGTGAAAATATTGAAACTTAGTAGTCTCTTGAATGTTTGCATCCCGCGCTGCGGTCATGTTATATTGAAACATGTAATTGACTGCGAGTATAACAATGTTGTTAGTGTTGGGCACGAGTTAGGCCTAGAGAAGAACTTGTTGGGAGTACCAGTAAGTATGGGTagcttgttttattttaatacgaACTCGAAACCAAGCCCATGTGTTCGAACCCCTGTGTTAACACACGAATTTAAATTGCATGATATCCCAGAACTATCATTGTTTGGGACGAATCATAGACGCCTCGGCAACTGACCAAGTCAGCACTGGGACACATCGGCACTTTTTGACAATTCGGTACTTATTTTTCAGAGCTCAATATGAAAATTTAATTGTTGAATATGACATTTATGAATCTATAAGCCTACTCGGAATTCGCTGTAATCGCTACAATTACTTGAAAAAGTGAGTAGAACTctataaagggaaataactcgtggAAACCAGTACTCTGCTTGTAGATTGTAAAATTGCattaaaacaaagataaaaaaacaacaacgtGAACGTGACATTACACTAACTGGAATGTTTCTGTTTTTGATCAgcattttagaaataaaaaaaaaattaaaagaacaGTAAAGCATCATAAACCTTCGAAATTATCATACATGGAACATTGGTTTGAAGAAAATAGTATTTAATCATAGAAGAGATATGCACATGAAACTCGCTTGATAACTAAATAATCTACATTTTAATAAAgtttcattgtattgtattgtagaaGTTCAGTGTCAAACATTGAAAAACTATTCGATCCAGAGAGTGATCCATTTTGGGTAGCATTATGTTGTTACATCATTCGTGCAAACAGAAACAATAACACAAGGAACATGTTTCATTGCAttctattttcattattatacaCAATAGCTGATAATATTTAAAGATACTTGATCAAACTTCTAATTAATCAAATCACCAAGTACACAGGTTGTATACCAAACTTCTAATTAGGGTCATTTCGCCCTTAACCCTGTTCACCCCAGGATTgtgtttacttttttttttttttttttatattaactaCTGGGATACCATAGAACTCCAGGCTACTTGTAACAACATTTAATAATTGATCACCTCTAATCTGACAATTAATCAAGCTTAGACAACACGTACAAAAAACTTGATCCCCACCCCCTACAGTTTCGACCAAAATTTTAGTTTTAAGGTGAAACAACTTACTGCGAACCAGATTTAGGGTTTATTCAACCATTGCATGCTATGTCTGAGTGGACATGCCAAGACCTCGGAGTAACATTGCCCTTATCCTAGCGAGTTGCTTCCTCTGGATGTTGAGACGGGATGATACGCCAGGCCTCCCTTTCAACTAATGGAAAGACTTTGTACTTATTGTGGCCAACATAAAGTGGAGGATGAGAAACATTTTCTAATAGAATgaaagttatataatattataacctaagaatttatttctttgaaaaatCCTCGTCTGTTATTGACGGCTTTTTTAACAGGGACATGGATAATAAATTTGTAAATTGCCAGCTATATTATTACTTTCTTTAATAGAGTAAAACTTTTTCATAGAATTTAGGACTTTGATTAACAGACATGTTTAGGGTAATGGGCTGTACATGTGtgatcaatgttgtatgtcggTAACAgaaaaaacacatatatatgccaagtattttagtgttaattaagttttttacatttaaaaatacatCACGTACGAGATAGCTGATTGCAACTTTAGGCCCCcacaatgtataaatataactatCAGTACTAACACTCAGCAAACTAAGAAATCATTTGTGTTTTTCAGCTAAGCATTTCGGTTATGTAATTGCATCTAGACAACTCTTAGTTAATGTCAATAAGTATTACCTGTAAACCCTGCAGCCTTGCGCTAAGTAGGCCCTGCGTAGGTGTTGcttgcggtaaagttgaaagggTTGGCCACATGGTCCTACCATGTGACCGTAGTGACGTGATAAGCATTCATATCCAGCCAAAACAAGCCACAGGTGTCTCAATTAGCAATCAGTAATCTTGAAGGTGTCATATACCCAGGTAACTTTGGTAGAAATTACGACAGGGCAGTTTAAAAGCAGACATGATGCTCTGACCAGATTTTACAATAGCTCTCTTGTAAATGCAACAGGTTTGGtagacaaaatatcaaaaactatGTGTGTTTCACCGCGTCCACCCAGCAATTTTGCTTCGCATGTAGCAATTTTGTGCATATGGCAATTTATATAACCCATGAAAAAATCGTCGAACAACTGATCATACCCGGTATGTAGGCCCTAGTACATCAGTGTCCTACTGTACACCTATATAGGACcaaattaattatcaaatgTTCTTATATGCAGACCAAATATTACAAGGTGTTTGTCAAAAGTGTCTTGTTTGTTACTGCATGATATCAAATTTTGGTGTTGAAGACATTTACATGTAGTTCTTTACAAAGAAATATAAGATGATAAATAATCAACAAGCAGTTACGGTAGGTCTGATCAGTAAAAACTGGTGAAGACAAAAATTGACAAGAGTCATCACTTGTCAACCTATTCTGGACAAGTAATCTATTGTCAACATTGATCAACCATTGGAAGTTTGGAACATGTGCTGGTGGCtggttatgtttatatttttgcaTGTGTAAAGGAAGGTGTTCATTCCATTATTCTTGTGCATTGAAAATTTAAAGGAAAACACCCCTCTATTGATAAACTGAATACTTGTACTAGCAATAATTTCTGAAAAcctttaatgtatttttaaagaaattctGTTGTATAATATAGCTATATACTATTGCTATTTTGCAGGTCACAATGAACAGTACAGGTAATTTGACTGTGGTGGATTTCAGTACTGTGAAGTTGATCTGCAACACACTGGAAAATGTAGTTAAAAGATCATTTGGACCTTTTGGGCTACAAACCTTAATGTCTTCTGATACCGGCCATTTGGTTGTAACCAATGATGGACTGACCATGGTAGAAGCCTTACACCTGTCCCATCCTATTGCCAGATTGGTCATCCAATCACTGTCAAAAACAGTTCACTTTACTGGGGATGGCAGTAAAACATTTATACTGTGGCTAGCCAGATCTGTAAGTGGTATAGAGGAGGAAATCTTACTAAACAATACACAGAGGACTCCAAACAATGGAAATTCTTGTAGTGTGGAAAACAAATGTAGAATACAAATGAGTAGAAATCTTCAGAAAATTCTCCCAGAACTTTTGAAAGGTATTGTGGAATATGTTTGGAATCATTCAGCAGTTTGTCCTTGTAATACAAGTCTGGACCCAGCCATTTCACACAGGAGAGTAATTCACTCAGTCCTTAGACCACATTTTCCACAAAATATTTCAAGCTTTTTCACAGAGCTTCTATGTAAGATGGTGCAGTTTGACAATGATAGAGACTTCATAACTTGTCTTCAGTGCCTGTCTGATGATTTTGAAATGCTGTGCATCAAGGTAGTGAACCAACCATATACATCCTCTAGCTTACTGCAGTCTTTTGTTATCCAGCGAGATTTCACAGTTTATTGTCCACAGAGTTTGAAAGGAAATGTTAAGTTTGTAATTCTTAGATGTTCGATAGGTCAATTGActacagaaaagaaaaacaatgaaaagATTAAGCTGACAAATTCGCAACTTATTGACCAGTATTTacataaacaaaagaaattaattgAAGATTTCATCTCAGTTTGTCAACATAACAAAGTAACCCTCATCTTAAGTACAGAAAAAATTCCAGACTTTGTTCAAGCAATCTTCCAAGCCAGTGCCATTTCTCTCATCCACTACGTATCCGAGGAGGAAGCAGAGTTCCTACAGACCAGTCTGAAGATACACCC from Pecten maximus chromosome 11, xPecMax1.1, whole genome shotgun sequence harbors:
- the LOC117337225 gene encoding tonsoku-like protein — encoded protein: MVKLTCPDGMNITDDREVEKLRRDKEKAAQKHNLKEVASISHCIGEILARNGKYEAAISEHETELAIHESLEDQIGCAVACRKIGECYCLQERYDKALKLQQRHLDLAVACQNQLEEQRAWATIGRTYLFQIETSKGKDVVEASIKRGKEAFFKSLQVLEKLQYSVTNTEYMEMKARLYLNLGLVFDSSRDLQQCAEFMKKAISIAQKHSLHSDLYRCQVSLASMYQRGDNLSQALRYLEAAHKSALKLKDKLLENEVFSQKAIVSLLVGDYSSSKHSLKKAYRLQTTLEDKNRLMRIFRAVCKIDEAASSLADLEDGEVMKKLKLYEVMGDSSAEIGIFRQALGYYNSMVSNYHCVFRALPGSRLLQFNGE
- the LOC117338193 gene encoding Bardet-Biedl syndrome 10 protein homolog; the protein is MNSTGNLTVVDFSTVKLICNTLENVVKRSFGPFGLQTLMSSDTGHLVVTNDGLTMVEALHLSHPIARLVIQSLSKTVHFTGDGSKTFILWLARSVSGIEEEILLNNTQRTPNNGNSCSVENKCRIQMSRNLQKILPELLKGIVEYVWNHSAVCPCNTSLDPAISHRRVIHSVLRPHFPQNISSFFTELLCKMVQFDNDRDFITCLQCLSDDFEMLCIKVVNQPYTSSSLLQSFVIQRDFTVYCPQSLKGNVKFVILRCSIGQLTTEKKNNEKIKLTNSQLIDQYLHKQKKLIEDFISVCQHNKVTLILSTEKIPDFVQAIFQASAISLIHYVSEEEAEFLQTSLKIHPITNLFDTVEENNIGFSKQCNALVIAGRRCVHLNLTELPNMLLVCGLSDGLCKQVMLAFSKALKALLHYHKREDLISIFTQGDSTGQTPESLVKINPICTDDITERVFEHSSDYRETLLTPGATTESSRLCVCSNSVPGNCFEFMAAKYCQDRAREIRVSDLELSTLYKIISKSLLSVPQALHENCCGSQRDRVNFIAKQQSVFSILNGAGKCEDILQLIGYSAGECLEPLSSKLHLLSTVIELLIQLLRIDSVVGVKHIHI